The DNA region TCCATTCACAGGACTCTACTTCCTTCCTCTAATGAGGCAAAGGCGTTTTTTCTTCTTGGGGGGAAGTGTGTGCAGGAGACTTCCTAGAACTCTTTCAAGTCACAGCATGCAAGCTATTTATTCATTGCTTGCTCCATCTGTGTCTGATCTATGCTCTGTTTGCCCTGCTGGTGCCTAGACAAGGTgtatttgcttccatttctttcctgTAACGTTCTCCTGAAAAGAGATTGATGATGTGGGAACACTGTTGTTGGCTGGTCATGGGTTATTGTAGTGTCCGGAATTCTATGATCtgtgttggaaaggaccttggatttagagtcaaaaaatAAGTTCAAATGTCAACAGTCTCACTAACTATGCAAGATTGGGGCACCGTTCCATGCTTCTGGTCCTCAATttgttcatctgtgaaatgtaagATGAATTACAAGTCACTTTCCAGCTCTACGAAAGATGAATCGTAAGTCACTCTCCAGCTCTATGACCCTATGGTATTGTCTCTAACTGGCCTGGTTTGGCCTTCTTTTGTCATGAAGGTTTGGTCCTGGATCCCTCCATCTGTCCCTGCCCTGTTACCTGTTCCTGTCTCTCTTTCAGGAGAGAGCTGTTCCAAGTGCCACGTTGACGCATCCTGTGCAGAGACTGATGGATCCGTTGTCTGCTCCTGCCTGGATGGCTTCACTGGGGATGGCTTCAACTGCTCAGATGTGGATGAATGTGCCTTCCAGGGGGGCCACAACTGCTCAGCCAGCCACTGCGTGAACACTGTCGGCTCTTTCTACTGCAGCTGTCCTGATGGCTTCCAGCTGACCCCTGAGAATGTCTGTGAAGACATTGATGAATGCAGCGACCCAGACCTGAGCTGCCATCCCCTGGCCATCTGCAATAACACTCCTGGCAACTACTCCTGTGAGTGTCTTCCTGGCTACTCTGGGGATGGACATCAATGTCACTGCTCCCCTGGCTCCTGTGGGCCTGGCTTAGACTGCATCGCTGATTCTGGTGGGACCAGGATCTGTGTGGATCCATGCCAGAAATACACCCTGCTGGATGAGTACTGGAGGAGCACCACCTACAGGGCTGGCTATTATTGTGACATCCTGATGCACGGTTGGTATCGTTTTGTGGGCAGGGGAGGCGTGCGCATGCCAGAGACATGTGTCCCTATTAGTAGGTGCAACACCGCTGCTCCAATGTGGCTAAATGGAGTCCACCCATCCAGCGATGAGGGCATCGTCAACCGGACTGCCTGTGCCCACTGGAGTGGAAACTGCTGCCTCTGGGAGTCTGAGGTGCAGGTGAAGGCTTGTGCTGGTGGATTCTATGTCTACCATCTGACCTCTCCACCAGAATGCAACTTGGCCTACTGTACAGGTGAGGAGCCACTGGTGTCTGCTTAGGGTAGTGGCTGAAGGATTGGGTAAGGGGTGGTATCCTTGGAGTCATCTTGCTTGAGACCTGGAGACTTCAAAGGGATAGGCCTTCAAGGGATGTTCCTTGCCCTGTCCCACCCACCTCGACACCAAGGATGACATAAGCTGTGAGTTCACTAGGCTTTTTATCCATCTGTCTGTTCATGTGAACCTACAGACCCAAGCTCTGTGGAAGGGACCTGCAGTGCCTGTGGCTTAGACGAGGATTGCAAGGCGGTGAATGGGAACTGGACGTGCCAATGCAAAAAATTCTCAGATATTACGGGTAAGTtccttggtgggggaggggttgtacTGGGCCAAGCAAGGACAGTGgataaagggtgtgtgtgtgtgtgtgtgtgtgtgtgtgtgtgtgcgcgcgtgcgcgcacacgCATGTGTGTTCAAAGGACACATTTATGGCCGATCTCTTGGGATTAAATATAATTAATGTATGACTTGAGATTATTACATCCTAGACCCAGAGcaagaaggggcctcagaggacatctaagccaaacctcttattttacagataaagaaagaggttaaattacttgtccggGGATACATAGGTGctgaatgtcagaggcaggatttgaaatcaaaacCTCTGACTTTAgattcaatgttctttccccaTGCCATACTAATTCCCTAACCAGAAATTTCACTCAAAAATTGACCTTGgaagtcatagaattatagagcTTTAAGTaggaactgggagggaccttagagatcatctcatatAGCCCCTTCCATCTATTaataaagtcaacaagcatttattgaacaccttcTGTGtgacaggcaccatgctaagcaagcaggggtgatacaaagaaattaaaacaacacaaaacagaacaaaaaagctGCCTGCTCTCAacaggctcacagtctaatgggggagaaagaatgaagaaatggtggttcagagaaatgaaacgacttacccaaggttacatagcttgTTAACGGCAGAGCTAAAATAGGAATCCAGGTTTCATCCCTCTTGGTCCAAAGTTCTTTCTACTCAGTAGAAAGTTTTTACAAGGATACCTCCCTCCCCTTTGGTGCACACACATGCCCTCTTTGAAGTGTAAGGAAGAAGATAAACCAATAAATCAACCAGGCACACGAAATACCCCACCCATTGAGATTCCAGTGGATTTCTGTGGGTCTATGACTTAAGGCAATGGAGGAACTCTAGGCTAGGAAGCTATCCATGGGTATGGCCAAAAAGGTATTTAGTCACACATcctttcttttaagtcccaactaaaagccttccccaacccctctgaattccagtgtcttccctctgctaatcatttcctatttatcttatgtATAGCTTGCTTCGCATATATTAATTTGGttgttgtcttccctgttaggttgtaggctccttgagggcaacaactgtcttttgcctctttgtgcaCCCCCAGAACTTAGTGCAATGCttggagacacttaataaatgtttattgagtgattgaTTACCATACTACTCCCACTCAGTCACAGCCTGCTTGCAGTATAGACACATCATAAGCACCTAGCAGAGTCCACACAGAACAGCTTGCAGGTATAACTGAGTGTTTTCTGGTGCTAGTTAATAGAGTTTGTCCAGAATCCTGGTGATTTAGAGAGAGCTCAGTACTAGGGTTAGCTATTTAGGTTATAAGGAGTTTAAGCTTGAGATTTCCAGCCAGTGGAAAGATCCCTGGCCTAGAACACAGGgtatctgagttaaaatcttttgtttggaaAGGAGTTAAAGTTTATTATTTTGGGTCAAGAAATCAGAGCTAGGATTCATGAATGGAGGTCACAAAAGACAAATGTTAGCTCAGACAATTAGAGGTGTCCAATAATTCAGCTAAGTGCCTTGTGAAAGAATGATTTCCCTGTGACTGGAGAGGACCCATGTTCCAGGCAGGGTAAGGCAGGACAAGGATCATCTATTAAGTACCATCTAttttctaggcactatgctaagtgctagggttataaatacaagcaaaaagatagtcctggccatcaaggagcttacatggtGATAGGAGAAGGCAGTGCATGAAAGGGAGCCGAGAAAGagaagtggagagggagggaatgtACCTGTATGGGATGtggtggcaaagtccagagagtcacaTGCAAATCTGTGAGGTTAATGAAACCTGCCAACCTGAGCTTCTCCCCAAAAGAGAGGCCCCCAGAAGGAACTTCCCCATGAGAGAAGGGGCCAGCATAGAAGAGGGATGTTCCAGGATGAGAAAGCCCCAGATGCTGAGGGAAGATCCAAGTTggggctggactaggtgaccttcgAGTTTctactaaaatcctatctttgacagaaaacctttcccaatccctcttaattttgtCTTCCCTCTGTGGATTTTTCCCTACTTATCTCATATACGGCTTATCTGAATATACTtttctttgtatgttgtctcccacatcAGACTGTGAAAGAAACTTGCTTTGTATCctcatgcctggcatatagtagatatttaataaatgtttattaactgactaaaGACCTCTCAAGTTTCCATCCAGCTCTGGTTCTAGAACTCTGTTGGTCTATACTTCATTGGCTCTTTCAGATGTTGCCGACCTGAAGCCTGATCTGTCTTGTGAGGCCAATTACATCAAGGTGTCTTTGAATAAGTGCCTGCTGGAAAATTTGGGCTTTGAGCAGATATTTACATATTTGAAAGATAGCTCCTGTACTGGCTTTGAAGAGAAGGACAACCAGACCTGGGTGTCAGTGGTAACTCCAGCTCAGGATGGGCCGTGTGGAACCACGCTAGCGGTAGGTGGGGTGGAAGCCTCCTGAGGGCAAGGTTTGAGGCTCTAGaatttgggagtggggtggggcaaAGCAGTTGTGGTGCCTTACTGTGGGAACCAGGTGGCTGGGCAGTGAGTCTGGGAGGCAGTTTGCAGACCAACTAGGAGAACGTGATGGCTCTTGCAATTGATTTTAATGACCtggtaagttgtttttcagtcatgtccagctctctgtCACCACATTTGGGgttccttggcagagatattggagtggtttactattttcttcttcagctcattttggatgaagaactgaggcgaacagagttaaaatgacttgcctagggtcacacagctagtgtctgaggccagatttaaacccattaaaatgagttttcctggctccaggcccagcactctattcatcgTGCTATCTAGCTGTCCTGTTCAATCATCCGAGGTTTgtgcaggcacacacacacatgcacacacacacgtgtgtgtgtgtgtgtgtatgtgtgtatatatatacatacatatctatctatctatctatttatctattctcATCTTGGCAAAGCCCCTAGAACTTCTCATATATGTCTCAGGACTTCTCTTAGTgacttattttctctttcaacTTTTATTCTAGACCATTTAAAACTATTGGTGGGACAGTATTTGGGGGAGGTCATAGTGTGATTTGTTGACTTCTGTACCCCACAAAACCCCAAATATGTCTTCACACAGCTGGATTTTTCCCTGGGGCTTTATCAAGCCTAATCAGTCATGTTGTTGCAACATGGCTGGCTCCAGGAATCAGGCCTTGCCCCAGTAACACTGTTTAGTCCATGCTCACTCTCCTCCAGCCCCCACCTTTAGTGTTAGCACCTCCTCTTTGCCTTTTATCTACCTACTGACTTCATTCTCTTCATGAGTCTTCCTCAAACATGCCCCCCTTCCTCTCTTATTTCCCCTGATTGGGTGACCCATAGAAGTAGTGCCTTGAGTTCTggatccctcccttcctctctcctccatccaAACTTTCCCATTCTGTGTCCCCTCCCCACTTAGCCAGTTCTCGCACTGGAACACAATCTCTTAGTGCTCTAAAGGGGGAAGAGACTTTGGAAAGGATCTGGTCCAGACTGGGGATGGCTTGATGTGTCACCTGTCTGCAGATGACAATAGTGCCTTAACTCAGAGAATTCATCAAGTGTAGTAACCATGGTGTTGGGGTGGAGGAAGGCTTGGGTGTTACCCCCAAAACCACAGCACTGGGGTGTCTACCTGCTGTGCCTAGATGCAAGATTAGCCCTGAGGGATTGAAGGAAATTTCCATTTCCTAGAAAATTCTAAGTTCCTGTTATGAAGTTAGCTGGCAGCCTAGCGACAAAGAGATGATTTGCAAAGCTTCTTGTACAAAGGGGCGTATGGAAACAGATCAGGGTTAATAAGAACGACAGTAATAGGTAACTTAAATCTCTTTTGTCttacatttgatttttattttgtttttctcaactatatgcaaacaaaaaatttttaacagtttaaaaaattctagttccatattttctctctctttctcccttccccctaccttgataaggcaagcaatttggtatagattatacatgcgcagtcatgcaaaatgtttccatattagccaagaaaactcacatttcttcaagtattttaaggtttgcaaagcatgtttCTCACAATCTTCTTGAGAGGTAGGCAATGCAAgtttattatctccactttacagatgaggagatggaggcgCTGTGAGGGTGATTTGTGTACAATTACACAGTAAGAGTCAGAGTTGAACCTAGAGATGGGAAGATGAATAATCCCACATTAAGGTTCCAAGATCGCTCCTTGGGGAGCTGCTGGAGTCATCTCTATAATACTCTGAAACATCCGACTAGAGAGAACGTTAATGCTCAGGCCCCAGGTTTGGCCTTGTGTAATAATAatggataatatttgtatagcatttgTATAGGCAGGTaccgtgctaagtgttttataatcatctcatctgatcctcacaacaactctgggagggaggggctattatcctcattttacagatgaggtaactgaggtaaacagaggttaagtgacttgcccagggtcacacagtaagtatctgaggcaagatttgaactccaggccatgccctttatccactgtaccactcatGTGCCCATGTACATATAAtatgagaagagaaggcagagagggCCTCAATTCATGACATGAGTTGCAAAGGAAGGCTCATTGCAGCAAAATATCTTTGCCTTTACCCACCTGGTGCCTGAAATTACACCATTCACATTTTACTCCATCTGCCAGAGTCTTATCTTGACATGGAATATCCCTGGCAAAGGTTACAAATGCGGCTGTTATCATTTCCTACCCGAATCTGACAGCTGGGAGTGGACAGAAGccctgggagaagggagggagaccaCAGCATGGTAGAaaagccctgaatttggagtcagagactttcagttcaaatccaggctcttctCACTTACTAGTtgagagaccttgggcaagtcacttcatggcCCTTGActttagtttctcatctgcaaaatgtgaggGTTGAAACTTTTTAAACTCtcaattctatgatcttatgatacaAGGGCAGGTATCCTAGAAGTCGGGGGTCCAGGGACATTGAAAGGAGTGGAGGTAAGCACCAAAAATGAACTTCACTGACTTCACAGTTTCCCCAGGGCTAGCCTAAACAGTAACTATAGTCTGGTGGCCTTTTCTCTCTGTTCCCTTCATCTAGAAAAACCAAACCCATGCCATCTATAGCAACACTCTCTACTTGTCTGACGAAATCATCATCCGAGATACCAACATTAACATCAACTTTCAGTGTGCCTACCCTCTGGACATGAAAGTCAGCCTCCAAACAGCAGCCCAACCCCTTATCAGGTATGATAGCCTGCATCTATctagagtactttaaggtttgcgaagcccTCATCTGGTCTTAATACAACCCTGCGAagtagattttatttttcatcattatctcaattttacagatgaggaaaactgaggcatgagtgacttgcccagaatcacacagctactaaatatttTGAGGggagttttgaactcagatccttctgacgtaaagcccagcattctatccactgtgccacccagcagcTTAGGGATGAGAATGTAGCTCTTCTCTGCAGAGGCCTGTCCTTCCTCCTGGATATACAGTAGCCTGTGGGACAGGAACACCTGAGCCCATTGTGGACATTTTACTCAAATCCCAGAATCTTAACCCCAAAAGAGACCTCAGATTTCTTCTTACTACAATCCCTTCGtgctttaaagatgaagaaactgagcccaagAAGTTCAAATGagttggtcaaggtcacacaatgggTACCGTCAGAGATGGTATTCAAGGCCAAATCTTGACGAAGCAGCTTAGTGTTTACAGCTAAAAaggatgttagaggtcatctagtccattcctcttgtgttacagatgaggaaactgaggtgaggcCTAGTGAGGTGAAGTTATTTGTCCAGGACGACATCCCTAAGAAGTAGCAGGAccaaggacttgaacccaggtcttttggctcCATCTCCAGTGCTCTTCCAACCCTACCACATTGACCCTCCCCTCTGTCATACAGGCTCTGACATCATGTTATCTCTCCTGCTACAGTTCCCTGAACATCAGTGTCGGTGGGACAGGGATGTTTACAGTGAGGATGGCTTTGTTCAGTAGCCCGACCTACACATTACCCTTTGAAGGCTCTTCTGTTGTCCTCTCCACTGAAGCCATACTCTACGTGGGCACCATATTAGAAAGGGGAGATTTGACCCAGTTTGTTCTGTTGATGAAGAATTGCTATGCTACCCCCAGTAGTAATGCCACGGACCCCTTGAAATACTTCATCATAAGAAACAGGTAGTGGGCTATTCTTAGGGAAGTGTGTGGCTTGGGGTCTTAGGCGGGAGGAGAGATTAggggaaaatgaggagggagCACACACTATCCAAGTAGTattgtggagtggggagagggacaaGAAATAGATAGAAGGGACCTTCCTACCCTAGAAGGCCTCTGAGTCCCAGGGGAAATCAGGGAGTATTCCTAGATGTGCGTTGACACCACAATGTCAGTGACACTCAACATACTTCTTTTCTGCTAGGAAGGTAAGAATCTCCCTCCCTTGCTTTTTCCCTAACGACTACTTCTTGGTACTTCCCTTTTCTGACTGAGACCACTCTAGACCTCTAAAAGGCCCAATATTCTACTGGCCCACTAAGATTCCATTTTAGTTTTCTATACTAGTACCTCCTGGGGAGGAGTACCATATAATCACATCTTTTACAGCTGTCCACGCACTCAGGACCCAACTATTCGGGTGGTGGAGAATGGAGTGTCCTCTCAAGGTCGATTTTCGGTCCAGATGTTCCGGTTTGCTGGGAACCATGACCTAGTGTACCTGCATTGCGAAGTGTCTCTCTGTGACGCCAAGAATGAGCAGTGCAAACCTGTAAGTTGACCCTCCTCTTCTCATCTTCCTCCAGCCCAACCTTCCCACCTGAGCCAACAGCAGATTCACATTTCCCCATGTATCTTTGGGCCTAAAAGAGATAAGGCAACAGAGAAAAGACAAATAAATTGCACTCTTCTCTCTATGTCCTTACTCATGAAGATTTAGGGATTTGGGTTTTAAGATAGGGGAGTTCTGAATAGCTTTGCTTTTATTCTCTTAATTTAAGGCAGGGGATTTTAATCTTTTTGTCCTTGTTTTTGGACACCTAGTGAAACctgtgaaccccttctcagaacaataatgttaaatgcataaaataaaatgcatagggttCCAAAGCAAGTCAACTATATTAAAATATTGTTAtcaaaatcttaataaaaatgaaaacaaaagtaaagtTCACTGATGCCATGTTGAGAACCCCTGGTCTAAGAATACAGGGAGCAGGAGGAGAGGATTGGTGTgtcaagacagaaaaagagaattacgAAGAAGTACAATGGGCTTGGCGGAAATCTGGACAAGGTCTGACCTTATATGCATCATTTTCTcagctttttattttataattaatttagtAACCATTGACAAGAGcagatattttaaaaaccaaacacaaCGAAACACAAAATCACATATAAAACCATGAGCTCCTATTTCTAGctgactaaaagaaaaaaatgctcatataaattttaatgaaatagtgCAGCAACTAGAAATAGTTCTGATGCAGTTTGTAgccagaaaggaagagggagctcAGAGAGACATCTCTCTATTTTAAATATCCATTGAGCTATTGGCTTTTCTGGCTCCGCAGCCAATTGG from Trichosurus vulpecula isolate mTriVul1 chromosome 1, mTriVul1.pri, whole genome shotgun sequence includes:
- the UMOD gene encoding uromodulin, which produces MTQLFCWILLLVAFQHWSPVMADVFTERESCSKCHVDASCAETDGSVVCSCLDGFTGDGFNCSDVDECAFQGGHNCSASHCVNTVGSFYCSCPDGFQLTPENVCEDIDECSDPDLSCHPLAICNNTPGNYSCECLPGYSGDGHQCHCSPGSCGPGLDCIADSGGTRICVDPCQKYTLLDEYWRSTTYRAGYYCDILMHGWYRFVGRGGVRMPETCVPISRCNTAAPMWLNGVHPSSDEGIVNRTACAHWSGNCCLWESEVQVKACAGGFYVYHLTSPPECNLAYCTDPSSVEGTCSACGLDEDCKAVNGNWTCQCKKFSDITDVADLKPDLSCEANYIKVSLNKCLLENLGFEQIFTYLKDSSCTGFEEKDNQTWVSVVTPAQDGPCGTTLAKNQTHAIYSNTLYLSDEIIIRDTNININFQCAYPLDMKVSLQTAAQPLISSLNISVGGTGMFTVRMALFSSPTYTLPFEGSSVVLSTEAILYVGTILERGDLTQFVLLMKNCYATPSSNATDPLKYFIIRNSCPRTQDPTIRVVENGVSSQGRFSVQMFRFAGNHDLVYLHCEVSLCDAKNEQCKPSCSGTRHRSGDAINTAQVLNLGPITRRDAQASVLSDIPSRAGFLTPWLCVLLPIIVLLVI